GCAATTGTTTTTGTTCTTGATCAGTCATCTTCGGTCAACCACGCTTTCACAACTTGTGATGAGAGTTCTGGTTCGTTAGCAACGAGAGCACGTACTGCTTTGAGTAAGTCCTCGTCGCCATGTAAGTCTGGCAATTGTAATCTACCGTCAGAAGAGAAGCCAACCGCAGACTCATCAAAATCGTTATTTAGCATATCGAGTGTACTGTCACCTAAATCAACACCACTGGTCAACGCATCTTCATCGAAATCTTCAAGCGTGTCATCTGGGTAAATTAGACGTTTAAGCATAGGTCTTACTACCGCTAAGATTAGCACAATGATCACTAAGGTACCTGCTGCAAGACGGATTGTCTTTTGGAACCAATCCTGCTCCCAAAGTGGTATCTCTTGTATTTCGGTGAGGTCTTCACGCACAAATGGTACCGTTACCACTTCTAGTGCATCGCCTCGCTGCATATCAAAACCCACACCACCTTGTAGCAAACGACGGATATTATTTAACTCTTCTTGCGTACGCGGCACCATCGCCATGTTGCCTTCCGCATCAGGCTTTGCGAGGTAGTCAACAGCGACACTTACACTGATCCGGCGAATAACACCTGTTTGTTGACGCTTATGACTGATAGTGGTATCCAACTCATAGTTGCGTGTTGCTTCTTTTTGATTACTGCTTGGTGTTGCACTTTGGCCATTGCTGCCTTGCCCTGCAATCTCTGGGATATTCGAGTTTGTTGGCGGTTGATTGGTGAGTGCTCCTGGAATACCCACAGCTAAACCACCAATATTATTTTCTTCATAGGTCGTTTCACTACGAACCGCAGGTAAATCCGGGTTATAACGTTTTTGCGTTTCTTCAACTGCACTGAAGTCCATTGTTAAGTCGACCTGCGCCGTAAAGTTACCAAGACCTACAGTTGGGATCAGGATGCTATCAATTTTTTCTAGGTATTCTTGTTCACGTTTACGTTCAATTTCATACTCTTTTCTCGAACGTGCAGCCAAAGAGTCTTGAGAACCAGAGTTGAGTAGACGGCCGTTTTGATCGGTTACGGTCACGCGTGAAGGCTCTAGGCCTTGCACTGCTGATGCCACGATGTCTACGATTGAGTCAACCTCTTCGCCACCAAGCGTTTTGCCACGTTTAAGGGTTATAACTACGGTTGCTGAGGGCTTTTTCTCGCGACGTGCAAAGACGTTTTCTTTTGGTATTGCAAGTAACACTTTTGCGCGGTTTACATCTTGTAACTCTTCGATTGTTCTCGCAAGTTGTTGCTCACGGCTATGTTTTAAGCGCTCTCTTTCAAGACGTTGGCTAACACCAAAACCCATATCCTGCATCAGAATATCAGTGCCAGAACTCGGAGACTGGGTAAAGCCGTCACGCGCCATACGCAGTTTTATGTCTTGATAGTCCGACTCAGCAACTAAAATGGTATTACCATCTAGTTGGTATTCAATTTTCTGTTGATCTAGAAAGTCTAACGTTTCAACAAGCTCTTCTGTTGGGTATTTACCAAGTGGACGCATATCTGGTTGGCGCGCCCAAATGATAATAAAGATTGCGATTGCTAAACAAATAGCGAGGGCAATCACCAGAGTAACCTGGCGCAACATATCAACACCGCTTAGCGCACTGAAGTAGCCTGATTTTTGCTCTTGTTGCTCATCCGAACCGCTGTCATTATTCAGCGCTGCGTCGGAAAGCGTAAGATCTGTTGATTGATTAGTAGCCACGATTACTCTCCACAGTCACTCAATTAAACTGGCATGCTCATGATTTCTTTATAGGCCTCAACAAGTTTATTACGAACTTGTACCGTTGCCTCAAAAGCGACCGATGATTTTTGTTTCGCTATCATGGCTTCTGCAAGAGAAACACTTCTGTCACCCATTTCAACTGCGGTGACTTTTTGTTTCGCTTCTTGTTGTAAGCCGTGAACTGTATTAATTGCGTCTGAGAGTAAATCGCCAAACTGAGCCGACGAAGATGCTGCCGTCTTAACTGGCTGCACTGATGGCTGTGTATTTCTCGTCGCTTCTGCAGCCATTGCCTGCATTTCTTGAAATAGCGCTGAAGATTGTACTTTCATGATGCTTTACTCAAAATAACTCTTAGTTACCCTTAATAAAGCAGAAAACGTGCCAACTTAAAGTTATTTATTTTCAATGACTTATATAAAATTGAGTATGTCGAAAAATTGGCAGTGTATAGAAATGAAAACTAGGTGCCCGAGTCTGTGACCCTTATAGGCACCTAATTAAATTTGAATTGACATATAAAACTTAACCTGAGGTTTGGATAAGGAATGAGCTAACTCATTGTATTTAAGCTCAGGTTACTTAGGTTAAGCGGGTAGCGCAATCCCTAAGTCTCGCATTTTCGCCAGCTTATAGCGAAGCGTGCGAGGACTCATCCCCAATACCTCCGCCACTTCTTTACGTTTACCGTTAAACTTTGCCAGCGTATCTAAAATAATTTGGTGTTCTTTATCCTGTAACTCATCTTTATAGCTAATGATCTCATCATCACCTTGCGAGCGCTCCAATAAAGCTGGTGCTTCACGGTTTGCAAGTGCTGCTGACTCAATCAAAGCCATCGGCGAGAAGTTTTCGATAAAAATATCATCTTCTTGAATTTCATTACCTTGAAACAAAATCAATGCACGTTGAATAACGTTGTCCAGCTCCCTTACGTTTCCAGGCCAACTGTGCGAACTGAGCTTACGCTTTGCATCACTGCTTAATATAGGCGTTGGCTTGCCTGCTTTTTGCGTATGCCTTAGCAACAAATGTTCAGCTAACACAGCAATATCACCCGCTCTGTCTTTCAGTGGCAACCACTCTAGCGGGAAAACATTGAGGCGATAATATAAATCTTCTCTAAATACCCCATCATCCACTGCTTCTTTTAAATCGCGGTTACTGGTTGCTAACACTCTGACATCCAGTGAGATAGTTTTTCTGCTACCTAAACGCTCTACCTCGCGCTCTTGTAACACGCGAAGTAATTTTGCTTGTAATCCCAAATCCATCTCTGTGATCTCATCAAGCAAAATCGTTCCCTTTTGTGCTTGCTCAAATTTTCCAGGACACGCCTGAATGGCACCTGTAAACGCCCCCTTCTCGTAGCCAAATAAGGTTGCTTCAAGCATATTTTCTGGGATTGCAGCGCAGTTAATTGCAATAAAAGGCTCGTCTGCTCTGTCTGATTTATCGTGAATATAGCGAGCCAACACCTCTTTACCTGAACCGCTTGGTCCAAGTACCATGACGCTGGCATCCGACTTAGCTACTTTTGCAGCCAGTTCAAGTAGTTTAGTACTCTTGGGATCGGCAACAATGGGTCCGTCTGTCTCTTTTTCCTTCTCAGGTAAATAACGGCCAACCATATTGAGCAATACTTCGGGCGCAAATGGCTTGGCCATATAGTCGATAGCACCCAATCTCATCGCCTCAACCGCATCATCAATGGTCGCGTATGCTGTCATCATCAATACCGGCAATTCGGGATAATTGAGTTTAATGGTCTTTAACAAATCAAGCCCACTCATGGCACCCATTTGCACATCACTCACCACCAAAGAAAAGGTTTCTTGCTTTAGCAATAAAACGGCTTGCTCCGCACAACTTGCTTCTACGCACTCGATATTTGAAAGCTGCAATGTATCGATGAGCGCTTCTCTTAAGCCTGCGTCATCTTCAACAACTAAAACTCTGTTACTCATAGTTCCTCCGCCTCAATTAGTGGTAGTACCAAGCTAAAACGCGCGCCCTTACCTTCAACGTTGTCTGCCTGCGCAAACCCTTTATGTGCGTTAGCGACCGAATTAACCACCGCAAGTCCTAGCCCAGTCCCCTGTGACTTGGTTGTAAAAAATGGTTCGAACAACTTGTCTACTAAGGTTTCATCAATGCCAGGCCCATTATCAATAACTGAAATACGTACATATTCTCCACACGACTCGCGCTCTGCTTTAAGCTCAATGTGTGCCGCACTGCCAATTATTTGAATACTGTTATGGATCAGGTTTTGGATCGCACTTGCAAGCGCAGTGCGATTACCTAATATTTCGATATCTGGCTCAGGTAAAAATGCTTCTAACTTTGCTTGGTTAAGCTCAACCATAGCGTCAGCACCCGCTTTGACTTCACTCAATAACTGTTGCATTGACACTCGCTCAACCACTTGTTGTTCACCGCTTTTAGCGAACAGCAGCATATCGTTGACTTGGCTTTCTAAGTCTTTTAGTCGAGACATCAATTTATCGTGAAACTTTTCTCGAGAAGCCGAAGGAAGGTTAGCTGCGCCTAGATTTGCACCATATAACATCGCAGCCGATAACGGCGTACGCACTTGATGCGCCAGTGACGCGACCATCTTTCCTAATGCACTTAATCTTTGCATATGCGCGACACGACTTTGCAACCTACGCGTCTCGGTAAGATCTGTCATCAAAATGAGTTGTCCAGGTTCTGGTGTCAGTGCGGTGATATCTAACTTAATTCTTCTGCCATCTTTAAGAGAGACTTCATGACCATCGTCCTGCTGTGGCCGAAATGAACGCTGAATAACGCTAAACCACTTTTCACCTTCTAGTGGTTCACCCAACATATCCATCGCAATTTGATTTGCCTTGGCAATCATACCTTGACCATCAAGTACCACGACACCTGCAGGCATAGTATCAACAAGATGACTTAACCAACTCGCCTGCTGCCTAAGATCGCTTAGCTCACCGACGTAGGCTTCTTGCAGCAAACAAGGGTTGTAGCGATTCGTCGTTGGTACAAATTGTGGATTAATAACATGTGCTAATGCCATTTTTCCGCTCTCTTAAAAATAAACTCAATGGATAAAAGCAAGAAACGATCCAACTTTATATTTCATTTAAAACATAGAGTTACACAATGTTTAACAATTCCAATTTATTGACGCTGTTTTTATATACAGCACTATGCTACAGTTTTTGAAAGCCAAATGTGATGCTGCAATGAGTAGTTGGCGTAGTAAATCATTTAGCTTATTCACATTCACAATTAGATAGAAGAGAGCTAACAATGACAATACGATGCAGCTGGGTAGACGAGAGTAAACCCGATTATGTTGAATACCATGATAAGGAATGGGGAAGGCCTGTACTGGATGACCAAAGCTTATTTGAATTTATCACATTGGAATCTGCACAAGCAGGCTTAAGCTGGTATACCATTTTGAAAAAACGTGAAGGCTATAGAAAAGCATTCCATAATTTTGATGTACATAAAGTGAGCCAGATGACAGAGCAAGATGTCGAGCGGCTATTAGCATTTGACGGAATTATCAGAAACCGCGCAAAAATCGTAGCAACGATAAATAACGCAAAACGATTTATTGAAATTCAGCAAGAGTTTGGCAGCTTTGCAAAATACCAGTGGCAATTTGTTAATAACAAGCCTGTTATCAACCCCATGCGTGACAAACACGATGCCGTTGCCACCAGTGAACTCAGCGACAAATTTGCCAAGGACTTAAAAAAACGTGGATTTAAGTTTTTAGGTTCAACCACCGTGTATGCGCATATGCAAGCTTGCGGCATGGTTAACGACCATGCCGATAACTGTTTTTGCAAACAAACCATTGTTGCCAGTTATCAAGACTTGGATTTTACTCAACTTTGAGCCCCAAAACATAAGGCCGCGCATTAAGCGGCCTTAATGAGTAGAATTGATTAAATAGATAGTAGTGATGAACTATCAATCACGATTGAGATTATACTTTTTCATCTTCTCAACTAATGTGGTACGGCGAACGCCCAATATTTCTGCAGCTCGAGCAACCACATAGTCGTAGCGCTCTAAAGCTTGAGTGATCAAATCAATTTCAAGCTCTGCTAAATATTCTTTTAACTCTATTCCCTCGTCCGGCAGTAAGCCAACATTCGATACTTGAGGCGCAAAATCTTCCGCGACCATGTCCTCTTCATCGTCACTAAAACCATCGCTAAACAATTCATTGAACGCATCTTTTTCTAGTAGCTCTTCTGGATATTCTGGCTCAAACGCTTCGACTTCTATATAGCGGTACTTTTGTGGTAAATCCGTCACATCGACAACCTTGTCTGGGAACATAATCACCATTCGTTCCACAAGGTTTGCAAGCTCTCGAATATTCCCAGGCCAAGCGTGCGACTTTAAGCTGTCTACGGCTCTATCGGTAAACTTAACCGAATTGCCCGTTTGTTCATTTACTCTACGTGTTAGTTCCTTTAGCAGTAGCGCAATATCTTCCGCACGCTCGTTTAGAGAGGGGTTTTCAATGGGGAATACATTGAGTCTATAAAATAAGTCTTCGCGAAACTTGCCGTCTTCAATCATGGTTTCAAGATTACGGTGTGTCGCAGCAATCACACGAACATCCGCCTGAATAGGCTTTGTGCCCCCAACTCGTTCATAGGTGCGTTCTTGCAAAACTCGTAACAATTTCACCTGCATTTGCAGTGGCATATCACCGATTTCATCGAGAAAAAGCGTACCGCCTTGCGCAAGTTCGAAGCGCCCTTTCCTGGCTGAAATCGCGCCAGTAAATGCGCCTTTTTCATGACCAAAAAGCTCGCTTTCTAACAGCTCACCAGGGATAGCACCGCAGTTAACTGGCACAAATGGTCCCTGCGCACGTTTAGACAATAAGTGTACGTTACGCGCAACCACTTCCTTGCCTGTTCCCGACTCACCCAAAATAAGGACATTGGCGTCGGTTTTGGCCACTTGAGAAATCAAGAAACGAACGTTTTTAACCGCTTCGGTTTCCCCAACTAAACCATCAAAGCTCTTATTTTGTAGCTTGTTCTCTTTGTTTGGAAGCATACGTAAGTATTGCTGACAGTCATGTAGCAATTGCATCGTGACTTCTTGCCCAAAGGGTTCTGTGATGAGCCCTATCACATTCGGTAATGCAAGTAGCGGCCTGAGCGTTTCACCTATTAATAAAAACGGGACGGCGGGATGAGATTTTATTAACGCTTCGTGTGTTAAGCTTTGCAAAGCGCCTAACACAAAAATTGGTTCTTGTTTGTTATCAAGGATCTTGGGCTCATAACGCTCTTCGGCCAGCACTTCATTTGCTTGACCGACAAAACTAAGTGCCGCACCTAATCCGATCGCTCTTTTGTTGTTGTTATCTAAGATCAAGACCATTGCTTGAGAACCAATCTACTTAAAATTTTTTCAATAGTTAGATTGTAAGAGAGATTAAGGGGGATGCAATACCTAAGTGGCAACTTTTTGACATTAACGCCAAAAAATCGCCACTACAGCTGTTCTATATCAATACTTTGGTATTAATTTATAATAAACCTAGTACCGATGATGCAGACTGATTAGCTTGACCACGCAAAGCAATCGAAGCTTGCGACAAAATATCGTTGGCAACTTGATCGCTCACCGCTTGCGCGTAATCGGTGTCTTGAATTCGACTTTGGCTCGCCGCAATGTTTTCACGTTGGTTACTCGCAGAGCGAATCGTACTAGATACCGCATTTTCAAATGCACCGAGCTCAGCACGTTGGCTGTTTAAATCTTCAGAGACCGTATCTGCCGCATCAATGGCAGCTTGTGCGCCCACCTGCGTCGAGATGTCCACACTCAATATTGCACTGGCAAAACCACCATCAGTCTGCTGTAGCGACTGGGTTGTATTAGCGTCGGGACCTACCTGAAAACTACGAGACTCACCGTCAAAAATTTGTGCGCCACCAAATGTAGTATTCTCAAACGTTTCGCTTATTTGCGTTTGCAGCTGCGATACTTCCTCTTGCAATGCTTGACGGTCACTATCTGTCAACGCCCCATTACCGGCTTGAATCGATAATTCTCTAATCCGGGAAACCGCATCATTCACACCAGATAATGCCGAGTCAGCAGTTTGCGAATACGAGATACCATCATATGCGTTACGAATAGATTGACTGTAGCCGTCCTGTTGAGACGTCAAACGATTAATGATCTGCAAAGCCGCAGCGTCATCAGCAGCTGAATTTACACGCTTCCCCGAAGACAACTGCTCGTTTAACTTATTTGCTGTCTGCTCTGTACGATTAAAAAAAGCAGTACTTTGTGATTGGATTTTCATATTTACCCCCATTCACTATCATTAGTTTAAATCTACGTTATTGTGAGCAAAAAGTCATCATAGTCGTTAAATTTCCCGCAATGGCTGGCATAAATACTGCAAAACACATAGAAGTGATATAAAGTATTGAGTAGTAGCTAATTTATTGTATCGATAAGATATCTAAAGCAGTTTCGATACCCGATACTGTAAAGTTTTGATTGCACCTGTAGGTGGACACCCTATGTTTGATAATAAAACCATATTAATAACCGGCGGCACAGGCTCTTTTGGCAAGAAATATGTCAAAACATTGTTAGATCGTTATAAGCCAAAGAAAATCATCATATTTTCGCGCGACGAGCTAAAACAGTTCGAAATGCAACAAGAGTTTAATCAACGTTGTATGCGCTACTTCATCGGCGATGTACGAGACAAAGACAGGTTGCGCCGAGCAATGCAAGGGGTTGATTATGTGATTCATGCAGCGGCGTTAAAACAAGTGCCTGCTGCCGAATACAACCCAATGGAGTGTATCAAAACCAATATCAATGGTGCCGAAAATGTGATTGAAGCCGCTTTAGATAATAACGTCGAAAAGGTAATCGCACTTTCTACCGATAAAGCAGCTAATCCAATCAACTTATACGGCGCTACAAAATTAGCGTCAGATAAACTTTTTGTCGCCGCAAATAATATGGCTGGCGGACATAAAACTCGATTCTCTGTTGTTAGGTATGGCAATGTGGTTTGCTCAAGAGGTTCGGTGGTCCCGGTATTCCAAAAGTTTATTGATGAAGGGAAAGGTCATATTCCTATTACTCATGCAGATATGACTCGCTTTTGGATTAGTCTTCAGCAAGGCGTTGACTTCGTACTTAAGAATTTTGAGCGTATGCTTGGCGGCGAAATCTTTGTGCCAAAAATTCCATCGATTCGCATTGTTGACCTAGCAACTGCAATGGCGCCCAATTTACCTCAAAAAATTATCGGGATACGCCCTGGCGAAAAGCTTCACGAAGTAATGTGTCCTCAGGATTTAAGTTTTGATACCTTTGAATTTTCTGATCATTTTGTTATTGCTCCGGGGATCAAGTTTAGTAGCAGAAGTAACTCTTTTGACCTTAATGCGCTTGGTGAGCAAGGAAAAGCGGTGCAACCTGGGTTTGAATACAACTCTCTGACTAACCCAGTTTATATGAGTGTTGAAGAGATAAAAGCGTTTAACCTGCAAGCACTATTATGATCCCATACGGAAAGCAATCAATAGACCAAGCGGATATTGACGCCGTTATCGAAGTACTGCAATCGGACTGGTTGACACAAGGCCCTAAAGTGCCAGAGTTTGAGCAAAAACTTTGTCAGTATACTGGCGCAAATCGTGCCGTTGCGGTAAACAGTGCGACGTCTGCACTACATATTGCCTGCCTCGCCCTTGAAGTTGGTAAAGGTGATATTGTCTGGACCTCACCAAACTCATTTGTTGCTTCATCTAATTGTGCGCTTTATTGCGGTGCGAGTGTCGATTTTATCGATATTGAAGTCAGTACCGGTAATATGAGCATTCAGGCACTCAGTGATAAGCTAGCACTAGCAAAGCAACAAAACCAACTCCCCAAAGTAGTTATACCGGTACATTTTGCAGGGCAATCATGTGATATGAAGGCTATCCATCAATTAGCTGTGCAGTATGGTTTTAAAGTAATTGAAGACGCATCACATGCTATTGGGGGTTCCTATCATGATAAAAAGGTGGGTTGTTGTGAATACTCTGATATCTGCGTTTTTAGCTTTCATCCGGTAAAAATAATTACCTCAGCTGAGGGTGGTGCTGCGTTGACAAATGACCCAACGCTGGCAAATACGATGGCGAGGCTTCGCAGTCATGGTATTACTGGAAATCCAGACGAATTTAATGAACCCAGCCATGGGGTCTGGTACTACCAACAGCAAGATTTAGGCTTTAACTACCGTATGACGGATTTACACGCGAGTTTAGGGATAGCACAGCTTACTAAGGTCGATACATTTGTTAAGCAGCGAAATAATCTTGCTAACACGTATGATACGCTATTTGCAGATAGTATTGGGATCACACCTCTCGCGCGCTCTGAAAGCTCAATTTCTGCCTATCACTTATATGTTATTCGACTCGAAAGTTGTACGCCCGATCAGCATAACTTTATGGTCAACGCGCTTCGGGAGAAAGGCGTTTTTGCGCATGTTCATTATATTCCCATATACCTGCAGCCCTATTATCAGAATTTAGGCTTTAGGGCAGGCTATTGCGCTGAAGCTGAATCCTACTACTACAGTGCAATCACTTTACCTTTGTATCCAACCCTCACTTTAACCCAACAAGAGTACATCGTTAGCACGACTGAAGCGCTTTATCTTGAGTGTACCAGCAGTGATGAAAGCTAAAGGAAAGATTATGAATAATAGACCATTGCAACTGGCTTTTATTGGCGGAGGTAATAACTCTGCAGTCGGCTATGTACACTTTTCAGCAGCACATTTAGATAATAAGTTTCAGGTCGTCGCGGGTGCATTTAGTCGAGACGCCAAGGTCAATCAGCACACGGCTGAACAATGGAATGTAAGTACAGAGCGCACCTATAACTGCTGGAAGGAGTTAATTTTAGCCGAGCAAAGCACGGTAGACGCTTTTGTTGTTTTAACACCAACCCCTCATCACACAGAGGTGTTAACGGCATTATTGGAAAAGGATTTAGCCGTTATTAGTGAAAAGTCACTGACTTGCGGATTGGCTGAGGCGAAGGAAATTGAAGCTTGTTACGATCCCAACAAACACTTTCTTGCAGTAACGTTCAACTATAGTGGTTACGCTATGGTGAGGGAGCTCAAGCATATCATTTCTAATGGTACGCTTGGAGAAATACAAAAAATTCATCTTGAAATGCCCCAAGAAGGCTTTAAACGCCCACCAGATATCGCAGGTAAACCTAGCCAACCTCAACCATGGCGTTTAAAAGATTACGACGTCCCAACAATCTGTCTCGATTTAGGTGTGCACCTTCACCATTTATCTAGCTATCTATTAGAAGTTGAGCCTGAAGCCACCTGCGCGCAATTTGCTAATCACTCAGAGTTCAAAGGATTAGTTGATGACGTTAATATGCTCTTGAAATACCCAAATGGTATCGTTGGCTCAATGTGGATGTCTAAAACAGCAATTGGTCATAGAAATGGGCTTTCCGTACGCGTGTATGGCACCAAAGGAAGTGCTCGCTGGTTTCAGTTAAATCCTGATGAATTAGAACTCAACTATAATGATGGACGTCGAGAAGTGTTAGATAGAGCTGGCCAATGCCAGTATGCGAATCAATTTCGATATAATCGGATGAAACCTGGTCACCCCACCGGTTTTGTCGAGGCCTTTGCCAATTTATATAGCGATATTGCGGGAGCACTCCAATTACACTTGAGCAAGCAATCGAGCCGTTCAGAGTACGTTTTTGGATTTGAGCAAGCCAAGCAAGGCCTGGCGTTATTTGAAGCCGCAAAGCGCTCCGCTGAAAGTGGTACATGGCAGCAGGTGAAGTAGTTTACTTCGCCTGCTTAGGTTATTCATTCGATTAACTAAATTGTGTCTTAACGTCGTTGCGAAGCACTTTTCCCATCTGATTTCGTGGTAAAGCTGCTACTCTTTCTATAAATCTAGGCTGCTGATAGTCAGTTAGCTCTTGCAAGCACGCTTTTCTAATTACAGGAATTAAGTCGGTGTCTTGGCTATGCTCTATTACCACTTTCACAATTTCGCCCAATTGCGCGTCTTTTATCCCAAACGCAACGCAATCTTCTACGCCTTCGACTGATTTGACAACTGTCTCTATATCTTGAGGGAATACATTGATCCCACCGCTAGAAATCACCTCTTTTTTACGGCCGACGTAGTAGAGATACCCTTGCTCATCCACATAACCCAGATCTCCGGTTTTAAAGAAATCTCCCACATAAAAAGCCGCCCGAGTTTGCTCAGGCATTTTTAGG
The sequence above is a segment of the Pseudoalteromonas piscicida genome. Coding sequences within it:
- a CDS encoding Gfo/Idh/MocA family protein encodes the protein MNNRPLQLAFIGGGNNSAVGYVHFSAAHLDNKFQVVAGAFSRDAKVNQHTAEQWNVSTERTYNCWKELILAEQSTVDAFVVLTPTPHHTEVLTALLEKDLAVISEKSLTCGLAEAKEIEACYDPNKHFLAVTFNYSGYAMVRELKHIISNGTLGEIQKIHLEMPQEGFKRPPDIAGKPSQPQPWRLKDYDVPTICLDLGVHLHHLSSYLLEVEPEATCAQFANHSEFKGLVDDVNMLLKYPNGIVGSMWMSKTAIGHRNGLSVRVYGTKGSARWFQLNPDELELNYNDGRREVLDRAGQCQYANQFRYNRMKPGHPTGFVEAFANLYSDIAGALQLHLSKQSSRSEYVFGFEQAKQGLALFEAAKRSAESGTWQQVK